One region of Seriola aureovittata isolate HTS-2021-v1 ecotype China chromosome 15, ASM2101889v1, whole genome shotgun sequence genomic DNA includes:
- the ndfip1l gene encoding NEDD4 family-interacting protein 1-like isoform X1, which produces MAEPTARYQQLPNEEDPEENPQVAADAPPPYSSITADNAAYFDYKEDGAFPKPPSYNVATTLPSYDEAERTKAETTVPLVTGRQQPQHRERLETFDDVIRSSLEDEDFVTRDDFEDADQLRIGNDGIFMLTFFMAFLFNWIGFFLSFCLTTSAAGRYGAISGFGLSLIKWILIVRFSTYFPGYFDGQYWLWWVFLVFGILLFLRGFINYARIRKMADTFSTLPRTRVLFIY; this is translated from the exons CTGCCGAACGAGGAAGACCCAGAAGAGAATCCACAGGTAGCAGCGGATGCTCCACCCCCGTACAGCAGcatcacagctgacaatgctg cctATTTTGACTACAAGGAAGACGGTGCTTTCCCCAAGCCTCCATCATACAACGTGGCAACGACGCTACCTTCCTATGATGAAGCAGAAAGAACCAAAGCTGAGACCACTGTTCCCCTGGTAACAGGAAGA cagcagcctcagcacaGGGAACGCCTGGAGACTTTTGACGATGTAATTCGCAGTTCACTGGAG GATGAAGACTTTGTGACCAGAGACGACTTTGAAGATGCTGATCAGCTGAGGATAGGAAATGATGGCATCTTTATGCTCACTTTCTTCA TGGCATTCCTCTTCAACTGGATCggtttcttcctgtctttctgtctgaccACCTCCGCAGCTGGCCGCTATGGGGCCATCTCAGGCTTTGGCCTCTCCCTCATCAAATGGATCCTCATAGTCCgg TTCTCCACATACTTCCCTGGTTACTTTGATGGACAGTACTGGCTGTGGTGGGTGTTTCTGGTGTTTG gcaTTTTGCTCTTCCTGCGAGGGTTCATCAACTACGCCAGAATCCGCAAGATGGCTGACACCTTCTCCACCCTGCCCCGCACCCGAGTCCTCTTCATCTACTGA
- the ndfip1l gene encoding NEDD4 family-interacting protein 1-like isoform X2, which produces MAEPTARYQQLPNEEDPEENPQVAADAPPPYSSITADNAAYFDYKEDGAFPKPPSYNVATTLPSYDEAERTKAETTVPLVTGRQPQHRERLETFDDVIRSSLEDEDFVTRDDFEDADQLRIGNDGIFMLTFFMAFLFNWIGFFLSFCLTTSAAGRYGAISGFGLSLIKWILIVRFSTYFPGYFDGQYWLWWVFLVFGILLFLRGFINYARIRKMADTFSTLPRTRVLFIY; this is translated from the exons CTGCCGAACGAGGAAGACCCAGAAGAGAATCCACAGGTAGCAGCGGATGCTCCACCCCCGTACAGCAGcatcacagctgacaatgctg cctATTTTGACTACAAGGAAGACGGTGCTTTCCCCAAGCCTCCATCATACAACGTGGCAACGACGCTACCTTCCTATGATGAAGCAGAAAGAACCAAAGCTGAGACCACTGTTCCCCTGGTAACAGGAAGA cagcctcagcacaGGGAACGCCTGGAGACTTTTGACGATGTAATTCGCAGTTCACTGGAG GATGAAGACTTTGTGACCAGAGACGACTTTGAAGATGCTGATCAGCTGAGGATAGGAAATGATGGCATCTTTATGCTCACTTTCTTCA TGGCATTCCTCTTCAACTGGATCggtttcttcctgtctttctgtctgaccACCTCCGCAGCTGGCCGCTATGGGGCCATCTCAGGCTTTGGCCTCTCCCTCATCAAATGGATCCTCATAGTCCgg TTCTCCACATACTTCCCTGGTTACTTTGATGGACAGTACTGGCTGTGGTGGGTGTTTCTGGTGTTTG gcaTTTTGCTCTTCCTGCGAGGGTTCATCAACTACGCCAGAATCCGCAAGATGGCTGACACCTTCTCCACCCTGCCCCGCACCCGAGTCCTCTTCATCTACTGA
- the ndfip1l gene encoding NEDD4 family-interacting protein 1-like isoform X3 yields the protein MAEPTARYQQLPNEEDPEENPQVAADAPPPYSSITADNAAYFDYKEDGAFPKPPSYNVATTLPSYDEAERTKAETTVPLVTGRDEDFVTRDDFEDADQLRIGNDGIFMLTFFMAFLFNWIGFFLSFCLTTSAAGRYGAISGFGLSLIKWILIVRFSTYFPGYFDGQYWLWWVFLVFGILLFLRGFINYARIRKMADTFSTLPRTRVLFIY from the exons CTGCCGAACGAGGAAGACCCAGAAGAGAATCCACAGGTAGCAGCGGATGCTCCACCCCCGTACAGCAGcatcacagctgacaatgctg cctATTTTGACTACAAGGAAGACGGTGCTTTCCCCAAGCCTCCATCATACAACGTGGCAACGACGCTACCTTCCTATGATGAAGCAGAAAGAACCAAAGCTGAGACCACTGTTCCCCTGGTAACAGGAAGA GATGAAGACTTTGTGACCAGAGACGACTTTGAAGATGCTGATCAGCTGAGGATAGGAAATGATGGCATCTTTATGCTCACTTTCTTCA TGGCATTCCTCTTCAACTGGATCggtttcttcctgtctttctgtctgaccACCTCCGCAGCTGGCCGCTATGGGGCCATCTCAGGCTTTGGCCTCTCCCTCATCAAATGGATCCTCATAGTCCgg TTCTCCACATACTTCCCTGGTTACTTTGATGGACAGTACTGGCTGTGGTGGGTGTTTCTGGTGTTTG gcaTTTTGCTCTTCCTGCGAGGGTTCATCAACTACGCCAGAATCCGCAAGATGGCTGACACCTTCTCCACCCTGCCCCGCACCCGAGTCCTCTTCATCTACTGA